In Psychrobacter sp. P11G3, a single genomic region encodes these proteins:
- a CDS encoding DUF962 domain-containing protein produces MVKTESSPKQAFYDFYLDEHQNMACRRLHFAGSSFGLLGLAKSVKTGSAKPLVKGIAAGYACAWVGHFFFEKNKPASFKFPLKSFVSDFRMYSDVLRGNLSLRDRKFDKAR; encoded by the coding sequence ATGGTAAAAACTGAAAGTTCGCCTAAACAGGCATTTTATGATTTTTACTTAGATGAGCATCAAAACATGGCCTGTCGCCGTCTACATTTCGCAGGCAGTAGCTTTGGCTTATTAGGACTGGCAAAGTCTGTCAAAACTGGCTCAGCCAAACCTTTGGTAAAGGGCATTGCCGCTGGATATGCTTGTGCATGGGTTGGACACTTTTTCTTTGAAAAGAACAAGCCCGCTTCTTTTAAGTTTCCATTGAAAAGCTTTGTCAGTGATTTTCGTATGTATAGCGATGTGCTACGAGGCAATCTGAGCTTGAGAGATCGTAAGTTTGATAAAGCACGATAA
- the hemL gene encoding glutamate-1-semialdehyde 2,1-aminomutase, with the protein MSTKNEQLFAQARKHIPGGVNSPVRAFAGVGGTPIFMHRANGSKIYDTEDNAYIDYVGSWGPMILGHAHPKVIDAVKKAADDGLSFGTPTPFETTVADKICDIVPSVEMIRMTSSGTEATMSAIRLARGYTQRDKIVKFEGCYHGHSDSLLVKAGSGMLDIGEPTSKGVPADFAKHTITIPYNDPQAIKDCFEKWGEEIACVILEPIAGNMNMVIPTQEFHDTLRAECTANGAVLIFDEVMTGFRVGLGGAQAHFGIDPDLTCFGKIIGAGLPVGAFGGKEEVMSCIAPLGGVYQAGTLSGNPLAMRAGIAMFEDLTAEGFYDELAAKVDHLVDGFQAAADKHGIHLRTNKLGGMFGMFFVKDSTTETPKNFDDVTECDMDVFNTFFHGMLDRGIYLAPSAYEAGFMSIKHSDEDIDASIKAADEIFAEMAKA; encoded by the coding sequence ATGAGTACTAAAAACGAACAGCTTTTTGCGCAAGCACGTAAACATATCCCAGGTGGTGTTAACTCACCAGTTCGCGCCTTTGCAGGGGTCGGTGGTACGCCAATCTTTATGCACCGTGCCAATGGCAGCAAAATTTATGATACCGAAGACAACGCCTATATTGACTATGTTGGCTCGTGGGGCCCAATGATTTTGGGTCATGCGCACCCCAAAGTCATCGATGCGGTGAAAAAAGCGGCTGATGACGGTTTGAGCTTTGGTACACCAACGCCGTTTGAAACCACCGTTGCTGACAAGATTTGCGACATTGTGCCGAGCGTTGAAATGATTCGTATGACCAGCTCTGGTACCGAAGCGACCATGAGTGCGATTCGCTTAGCACGTGGTTATACCCAGCGTGACAAAATCGTTAAATTTGAAGGCTGCTACCATGGGCATTCAGATAGCCTATTAGTAAAAGCAGGCTCTGGCATGCTTGATATTGGTGAGCCAACGTCGAAAGGCGTGCCAGCAGACTTTGCTAAGCATACGATTACGATTCCTTATAATGATCCGCAAGCGATTAAAGACTGTTTTGAGAAATGGGGCGAAGAAATTGCCTGCGTTATCTTAGAGCCTATCGCTGGCAACATGAACATGGTTATCCCAACACAAGAGTTTCATGATACGCTGCGCGCAGAATGTACAGCTAATGGCGCAGTATTGATTTTTGATGAAGTGATGACTGGCTTCCGCGTTGGTCTTGGCGGTGCACAAGCACACTTCGGTATCGACCCTGATTTAACTTGCTTTGGTAAAATCATCGGTGCAGGTCTGCCAGTAGGCGCTTTCGGTGGTAAAGAAGAAGTCATGTCTTGCATAGCACCACTTGGCGGTGTCTATCAAGCTGGTACATTATCAGGCAATCCACTAGCGATGCGCGCTGGTATCGCTATGTTTGAAGATTTAACCGCAGAAGGTTTCTACGACGAGTTAGCAGCGAAAGTTGATCACCTAGTGGATGGTTTCCAAGCAGCAGCTGACAAACATGGTATTCATCTACGTACCAATAAGCTTGGCGGTATGTTTGGCATGTTCTTTGTCAAAGACAGCACAACCGAAACACCAAAGAACTTCGATGACGTGACAGAGTGCGATATGGACGTATTTAATACTTTCTTCCACGGTATGCTAGATCGCGGTATTTACTTGGCACCGTCAGCTTATGAAGCAGGATTTATGTCTATCAAACATAGCGATGAAGACATTGATGCATCAATCAAAGCGGCTGATGAGATATTTGCAGAAATGGCGAAGGCATAG
- a CDS encoding D-amino acid dehydrogenase, whose protein sequence is MTHIAVLGAGVVGITTAWYLRQAGYDVTVIERESAAGMQTSFANGGQISVSHATPWANPATPMKALKWLFKEDAPLLYRLRADKAQLKWAMQFLQECRADRADANLVQMVRLGLYSRDALQQLRADIGIDYEQQKRGIMHFYTNQAEFDAAIEPTERMQALGCERYVIDINNAVNLEPALYPIAHKLTGATYTSRDESGNAHLFTQRLAQRCIDDGVQFLYDTEILALNTDTDSARPHVHSITIRPKGENAQTFTADNHVVALGSYSVPLLKPLGIHAPIFPAKGYSATYTVNPRAPHLAPFVSLIDDEFKLVTSRLGDKLRVAGTAEFNGYNLDLNATRCEAITRRVQQLFPKGIIANSVQYWTGLRPMTPSNVPLIGRAHCGQVKHGSHNASATFDNLWLNTGHGTLGWTHSCGSAKALSLLIQGETPNVNFDFVGMSV, encoded by the coding sequence ATGACACATATTGCGGTACTCGGAGCAGGCGTGGTGGGCATCACCACCGCCTGGTATCTTCGTCAAGCAGGCTATGATGTGACTGTGATTGAGCGCGAATCAGCAGCAGGTATGCAAACCTCGTTCGCCAATGGTGGTCAAATATCTGTCTCACATGCCACGCCTTGGGCCAATCCTGCGACCCCGATGAAAGCACTCAAGTGGTTGTTTAAGGAGGATGCCCCGCTACTGTATCGTTTGCGGGCTGACAAAGCCCAACTCAAATGGGCCATGCAGTTTCTACAAGAATGCCGCGCCGATAGAGCCGATGCCAATCTCGTACAAATGGTACGTCTGGGTCTGTATTCTAGAGACGCTTTGCAGCAGCTGCGTGCAGATATTGGTATCGACTACGAGCAGCAAAAACGCGGTATCATGCATTTTTATACCAATCAGGCAGAGTTTGATGCTGCCATCGAACCAACCGAACGCATGCAAGCGCTTGGCTGTGAGCGCTACGTGATTGACATTAATAATGCTGTCAATTTAGAGCCAGCCCTTTACCCAATTGCTCATAAGCTGACTGGAGCAACCTATACCAGTCGTGATGAGTCTGGCAATGCACACCTGTTTACCCAACGTTTGGCGCAGCGCTGTATCGACGATGGCGTACAGTTTTTATATGATACCGAAATTTTAGCACTCAATACTGATACTGACTCTGCGCGTCCGCATGTACACAGTATTACTATCCGTCCAAAAGGCGAAAATGCGCAGACCTTCACGGCTGATAATCATGTGGTCGCGCTTGGCAGCTACAGCGTACCTCTGCTAAAACCTTTGGGGATACACGCGCCAATATTTCCGGCAAAAGGCTATTCGGCTACTTATACCGTCAACCCACGAGCGCCGCATTTAGCGCCTTTTGTTAGCTTGATTGATGATGAATTTAAGCTGGTCACCTCACGATTGGGTGATAAATTACGGGTGGCTGGCACCGCAGAATTTAATGGCTACAACCTAGACTTAAATGCCACGCGCTGTGAGGCCATCACTAGGCGTGTACAGCAATTATTTCCGAAAGGTATCATCGCAAACTCGGTGCAATATTGGACAGGACTGCGCCCGATGACCCCATCGAACGTGCCCCTTATTGGTCGCGCACACTGTGGTCAAGTCAAACATGGTAGTCATAATGCTTCAGCAACTTTTGACAATTTATGGCTCAATACAGGACATGGTACATTAGGGTGGACACACTCTTGCGGCTCTGCAAAAGCCCTTAGTTTGCTAATCCAAGGCGAAACCCCTAATGTCAATTTTGATTTCGTCGGTATGAGCGTTTAA
- a CDS encoding YgfZ/GcvT domain-containing protein, whose protein sequence is MTQSPDTSALPQFSQLTIQGEDAEKFFQGQLTCDVTKLGLSYQAAAIGNLKGRIEFGIWIKKQAEKQYDVVISSDCAESLQAHLKKYGAFSKFETSAPVAIYPCVLDNVPTFSHKDDHDTTEDTQAWMQCSIATGNYWIVAATQGEFQPQELRLHQRGGMDYDKGCYLGQEVIARIYFKSAPKAFLHYVQGTGEAPSAGDKLDKIQVVNAMKNDEGFIALVVARPEQLVESDLSILDLPAALQVDVARPK, encoded by the coding sequence ATGACTCAGTCTCCAGACACATCAGCACTGCCGCAGTTTTCACAATTGACTATTCAAGGCGAAGACGCCGAAAAATTCTTTCAAGGACAATTGACCTGTGATGTTACCAAACTTGGGCTTAGCTATCAGGCAGCCGCCATCGGTAACTTAAAAGGCCGTATTGAATTTGGTATTTGGATTAAGAAACAAGCCGAAAAGCAGTATGATGTAGTCATAAGTAGCGACTGCGCTGAGTCATTGCAAGCACACCTTAAGAAATATGGTGCATTTTCAAAGTTTGAGACCAGTGCACCAGTCGCTATTTATCCTTGTGTCCTTGATAATGTACCAACTTTTAGCCATAAAGATGACCATGATACGACTGAGGATACACAAGCTTGGATGCAATGCAGTATTGCCACTGGTAACTATTGGATCGTAGCCGCCACTCAAGGCGAGTTCCAACCGCAAGAGCTGCGTCTGCATCAGCGCGGCGGCATGGATTACGACAAAGGCTGCTATCTGGGTCAAGAAGTCATCGCTCGTATTTATTTTAAATCTGCACCCAAAGCATTTTTGCACTATGTACAAGGCACCGGTGAAGCACCAAGCGCAGGTGACAAACTTGATAAAATCCAAGTGGTCAATGCCATGAAAAATGACGAGGGTTTTATAGCTCTTGTCGTTGCTCGCCCTGAACAGTTAGTAGAAAGCGATTTGAGCATATTGGACTTGCCAGCTGCTCTACAGGTAGATGTTGCACGTCCAAAATAA
- a CDS encoding zinc ribbon domain-containing protein YjdM encodes MSLPNCPKCDAEYTYEDGALLVCPMCAHEWTAAETDAAQAEDQDAVIRDAVGNELQDGDAVTVIKDLKVKGSSIVIKVGTKAKSIRLLPDATDGHDIDCKLDGYGPMKLKSSVVKKA; translated from the coding sequence ATGAGCTTACCAAATTGCCCTAAATGTGATGCTGAATATACGTATGAAGATGGTGCGTTACTGGTATGTCCTATGTGTGCTCATGAATGGACGGCGGCTGAGACTGATGCAGCACAAGCTGAAGACCAAGACGCAGTCATACGTGATGCTGTCGGCAATGAGCTACAGGACGGCGATGCGGTGACGGTCATTAAAGACCTAAAAGTCAAAGGCTCTTCAATCGTGATTAAAGTAGGAACGAAAGCGAAAAGCATACGTCTGTTGCCAGATGCTACTGACGGTCATGATATCGACTGTAAACTTGATGGCTACGGACCAATGAAGCTTAAGTCTTCTGTGGTCAAAAAAGCTTAA
- the ppx gene encoding exopolyphosphatase, with product MPIDYLTNPPIGDDEMMAAIDIGSNSFHLAIARLDHGEVRKVVSMSEKVQLAAGLDENNILSAAAEQRGLDCLSRFVARLDSVPPERIRVVATNALRQAKNANDFISRANKILPKPIEIIAGREEARLIYLGVSHTNESSDKRLVMDIGGGSTEFIIGQNFDPLLTESLQMGCVSFTQKFFADGLITKEAFNSAISGARKEVLAINGRYQKTGWSSVVGSSGTIKAVRNVLVSKGWADEQERITYRGVKKLEKLLIKIGNIDDIELEGVKEHRKAVFPAGVAVLRAVMKVLGVETITYSDGALREGVMYDMLGRFASEDVRDRSVLALIKRYSGDKKQAKQVVKTSRHLFEQVKDKLALSNDDCDLLRRAAFLHEIGLAISHSSYHKHSAYLLEYSDIPGFSQVDQKRMAQLMLNHRRKLKADMLEQTCQIGGDQLVYLCLLLRLAVLAHHSRSDYALPELELKVVAENSWQITLADSSEHYAFLLADLRTEIDQFAKWGVQLSVIEAQEAETPEVEQLPL from the coding sequence ATGCCTATTGACTACCTTACGAATCCGCCAATTGGCGATGATGAAATGATGGCAGCCATCGATATTGGTTCCAACAGTTTCCATTTAGCTATTGCTCGTCTTGACCATGGGGAAGTGCGAAAAGTAGTCTCGATGTCTGAAAAGGTACAGCTCGCTGCTGGATTGGATGAGAATAATATTCTAAGCGCAGCAGCCGAACAGCGTGGTCTCGATTGTTTGAGTCGGTTCGTGGCGCGCTTGGATTCAGTACCCCCAGAGCGTATTCGTGTGGTTGCGACCAACGCCTTGCGTCAAGCCAAAAACGCCAACGACTTTATTTCCCGTGCTAATAAAATCCTGCCAAAACCTATTGAGATTATCGCGGGCCGCGAAGAGGCACGATTGATTTATTTGGGCGTCTCACATACCAATGAGAGTAGTGATAAGCGCTTGGTTATGGATATTGGCGGCGGTTCGACAGAGTTTATTATTGGTCAAAATTTCGATCCATTATTGACTGAAAGTTTACAAATGGGCTGTGTTTCTTTTACCCAAAAATTCTTTGCTGACGGCCTGATTACTAAAGAAGCCTTCAATAGTGCAATTTCAGGTGCACGTAAAGAAGTCTTAGCGATTAATGGTCGTTATCAAAAGACAGGCTGGAGTAGCGTAGTCGGCTCAAGCGGTACAATCAAAGCGGTGCGTAATGTCCTAGTATCAAAAGGTTGGGCCGATGAGCAAGAACGCATCACTTATAGAGGCGTCAAAAAATTAGAGAAATTGCTGATTAAGATTGGCAATATTGATGATATCGAGTTAGAAGGCGTCAAAGAACATCGTAAAGCCGTATTTCCTGCTGGTGTGGCAGTATTGCGCGCGGTGATGAAAGTGCTGGGCGTTGAGACCATTACCTACTCAGATGGTGCGTTACGTGAAGGTGTTATGTACGATATGCTCGGACGCTTTGCTAGTGAAGATGTGCGTGACCGCAGTGTCTTGGCATTAATCAAGCGTTATTCAGGAGACAAAAAGCAAGCCAAGCAAGTGGTGAAAACCAGCCGTCATTTATTTGAACAAGTAAAAGACAAGCTTGCGCTGTCCAATGATGATTGCGACTTGCTCAGACGTGCTGCATTCTTGCATGAGATAGGACTGGCAATCAGTCACAGTAGCTATCACAAGCACAGCGCGTATTTGCTGGAGTACTCGGATATTCCAGGATTCTCGCAAGTCGATCAGAAACGCATGGCGCAGCTGATGCTGAACCATCGCCGCAAGCTCAAAGCCGATATGCTAGAGCAGACTTGTCAGATTGGCGGTGATCAGTTGGTTTATCTCTGCTTATTGTTGCGCCTTGCCGTACTGGCACATCATAGTCGCAGTGATTATGCGCTACCAGAGTTAGAATTAAAGGTAGTCGCTGAAAACAGCTGGCAAATCACCTTGGCGGATAGCAGTGAGCATTATGCTTTCTTGCTCGCAGATTTACGTACTGAGATTGACCAGTTTGCTAAGTGGGGCGTACAGCTTAGTGTGATTGAAGCTCAAGAGGCCGAGACTCCAGAGGTTGAGCAGTTACCATTGTAG